In the genome of Populus trichocarpa isolate Nisqually-1 chromosome 10, P.trichocarpa_v4.1, whole genome shotgun sequence, the window ATATTTGGATTTGCtgataatattttcattttttatttatttgtttcttatttaggTTTAAGAGAGCCTCTCTCCAGAATATGCCCATACTTTCTTCTTTGTTGCTTTAGGTTAGGTGGGGTTGTGTCCCCCTTTCCAAGCTGtgcagtgtttgtttttttgttgtttttttttttttgttaatatactccccttataaaaaatataaataaaaaagatttagatGTACAAATCAATCTATATACAGAACGCCCCCCTCGACAGTGGTCATCAGCTACACGATGGGCTCGgaatataaaatcaagaaaaacctACTTGGGGAAGAGTTCACAAGTGGCCTCTCAGCCACCTTGCAGGAGAACCCAAATTCTGAATTCTACATACGATCTCCACCAATGTTTGTCTCTGTTTTCATTCTCAGAATAGAAGAATCTCtggaaaaaacaatatttcctTTGACGTCCATTTTTCCGTACTCTTTGGCAAGAGAATCCATCACGATTCCACAAGATCTCCATGTCTCACACATCAGCTCAACaccaaaataaactaaatgatCTGCAATACTGTTCCCTGCCACCGACCTGCACAAAAAATTCAATGCTGAAGAGCTTGTAGCAACGTTTTGGGAGAAGAGTCTCTCTTAAACTGTGttaactatatattaatttctacATATCCCAAATATCATTTACGCGGGGAAGGTCACCTGCTACAGTCTGGGTCTTCACCAGAACCATCACAGACCTTCTCCACTTCATAAACCAGACTTCCCACTCCAATGTTATGAAGCCAAACCTGCAATTAAGAGAAAGGTTATTACTGTTTTAAAAAGCTGAAGAAACCTAGTGCATGCGCATGATTCCCAAGGAACTTTTCTGTGCGGCTGTAAAGTTAGATGAGACTTGACTGGGTACAGATTGCCTATATCCAAAATCTCACGATTCAAGGACAAGGCTGAATTATCAGAAGGCTAAATTGCACAAGTGCATATTTTAATAGAAGATCCAACATGTCCAAGCAAAGTATCAACATCAATGGATTGATTTATAGCTGTGCAGACTTTTTAAAAATGGAATTATCAGAAAATTCACATGCCTTGACTATATATCCATTGCATTGCAAGCTTAATActaaatccatcaatcattcaCCTGAGAAAGCAAATGTTACCTCTCTTGGGAAGTGATGGTATGTCTTTTGAGGGAAATAACGATAGTATGGAGGTAGATGTGGTACAATATCATGGTCATTTGTGACTCGGATTGTGTTTGGCACAAGTTGACTGTAGTAAGATGCAAAAGCTGCATTGCCAACCCGAGGCTGTCCAAATGTCATAACCTGAACATTCTTGGCTTCAGTATTAACCTGGAGATAGATAAATGCATGTTCAATACCATTTCAAAGGCATCAACAGCCAAACGTtgcaaataaaatacaatagtaataatatggAAGTAAAGTCACACAAAATGTAGAATATAAAATGCATTAATAATATTCCAGGCTATAATTCAACTTTGGTACTTCTTGTCAACCGTCTCAATCCAGACAGCTTACACCATAGCTTcctgttatattattatttaagtaGATATCAATAATGAATTCTGATATGTAAATTCTGATTGAGTATATTTTAAGTTAAGATAATATCAcgctatattaaaataaatgactACCTTAATGTATGGATAACTGTAAATATGTGGTGACATCGTAATACTTCTGATTGTATTGTCATTTCTCTGTGAGTATTGGTTGCATGAGCCAAATGTAGTTTGGATTGTATTGCAGATTTTAACTCGAgacaaatttttttagataagacCTCCGTACAAGGAAAACTTTactgaaattttattaaattagataaattcattattttaaatgGTAGATCCATTGCATGGTTAATATGCTTGTGTATTGTACTATGGGTGTTATAAGTTATGTCAAAATTGTTAAAGTAGGATATAGACAAGGCagttccaaaaaaataaaaataaaaagattcacTTCTTTTACCATAATGATTGTTCGCAGGggtgtttaaaaaaatcaatcaatcgagaaaaacaaaaaaaaaaccgaatacCGAAGCGAGAAAACaaactgagaaaaaaacaatttaaaaataagaaaaagcaTTTGATCCAGTCCGGTTTTggtttcaaaaaactaaaaccaagtAAACAAGTTCAACCAAAATTGAACTAACtgtcaaaaaataaagtataaatagaAAGTTTTCACCTAACCCTAAATCACTACTGTAGCCTCCCTCCACCTCCCCCTGCCCTATCTCTAGTTCTACCCTATCACTTTCCCCATTAGCCTATCTTCCTTCCACCCTCTGATTCACTTGAAGAAAATCTCTTAAGTTACTCCAGTCCTCAGCTTCTTCATTAAATAATCCTTCACTGGCTCctcttttcttcaattttagtgCTAGTGCAAGCACCAGTAGACCCACTGCCATGGACTTTTGGCATTACATTACAGCCTGTACAAGAAACCATGATCGATGTATGGAAGGCATTCTATATTCTACTAGACTGAACATAGCAGCTTCACAGTGTATTGTCCTTCTTGCATAGCGTGGCCTTCTCTCTATATCCAAGCTTGATGGCTAAATGATTATACTTTATTTGCTTTTATGTGTGACATGATCCAATGGGTTCttaatttgattgatattttttgttgcaAACCCTGGATTTTTAGTGCTATTTGTTGAATCTTGAAACTTGACaggtataaatatttttccgTTGCTTCATTTTGGTTAATTACCTTTCCTTCTATTTGGAGATTCAAATGGAACAGTTCAGGCAGATTAGGGAAATGTTGGGAAATTTGAAGGCTTTGATGGTATtggattttctagtttttaaagcaaaaaaaccaaCGCAGACCGAACCGATCCGATTTGGTTTGAATCGATTTTCGATTCGGTCCAggtaatttttttcagaaattaaaaaaccgGGTTTAGATGGATTTTTTGgcccaaaccaaaccaaacctaaCTGGGTTTTGAACACCCcttgttgtgttttaaaatactATAATAAAGTGAGGGGCGCTACAGCGCCAGACTAGAAAATCCACAATTCAACACCTATGAAAATTTGTTCGTGTGTGATATGTGCTTGTTTCAAGAAATGGTCACTCATAATTACCACCAAATCAAGTCCGCAAAATGCTGCCATGGCTCCTCCCATTGAATGCCCTGTCACGATGATATTAAGATCTCCATAATACTTCTTTGCTCTTTCGACTGCATTTAGAATTCCAGGTCGAATTGTTGTATTGTGATATGCAGAATAAAACCCATGGTGcacctgaaaccaaaaaaaaggaaaaaggaatgaATTATGAACTCCCGCATAAACCCAATCAACAAATTCAGAGAGACTTGAAATTCACACCATTGCATCAGGCATGCCCGGGTAATTTATATCAAGTTGTTTCCAGTACAAGTCTTCAATCCAATTCTGTATGCTGTCAATATGCAATTAAACCACATTAAAAAGCAGTCAACAATAGTTCCAACAACTGACCTAACCAACTTAGACCTAATTCAGAAAGAGATGGAATCAAATTCGCATCAAGTTCTTTCTGCACTATCTGTGAGCATCAAGAACTTAATAGATTTTGCCCCTAATAAGAACCACGATACTAATCAAGCACACATCACACATAAGCAACAAGGATAATCAAGCATCAAAGACTTGTAGTTGTTTGTTGGATTCTTGTCTCAAGGACCAAACAATCAAAACATAAGACATCAAATTCAGCATGGAGGTTCTTATGGTGGCATGTAGCTTAAGTTACAAAAACAATGCTTGTCACTTTTACACCTTTCATCAATATTTGGCCGATGAAATATATACACACAAATCACATTGATTTAAATACACTACTGATGAGAACCAACAAGCACCATGAAAAGATCCATTAGGGGTATTAATTGGACTAATTACAAGGCCAAGagccaagaaaattaaagaggcGGTTttgagcttaattttttttctaatatacaGTTTTAAGTTAACAAACATAACTTTCGATCCAACCATTAGATTAGACTAAAATTTTACCAGAAGATTCAAGAGACCTTTTCTATAGGATTAAAATTTCATAGCAATCAGAGCTCAAAAGGGCCTtacaacaaaaaccaaaagcTATTATGCgagaattgtattatttttctaattggtttatgattatctttccttttgatttaaGAATTCCAAAAAGGCAAGGATTCCTTTTTATCTTTGGACAATCTAGGCGACAATTTTTACATATTCAACAAAGACAACTTGGAATTGTCAAAGTTTCCATGTTGATGAAGGATTCTAAGTTAGCAGCTTTTCCAAGTCAAAGTTTCCATGTGGATGAAGGATTCAAAGTCAGCAGCTTTTCCATGTTTTTCAAGGACATTAAAAGTCAGCACGTTGAGCATTATTTGAAAGGATTACTTATTAAGGTATAACTAACATTGTGACGTCTTCGCATACTTCGAGTTTTCGATTCGTTATATTCAACGGGTCcaagttcaattttttataatacttttgGTTCTTAGGTACAAAGTTATTTTTGGCTCAAGGTTTTGtattcaaacttgatttttggttttccGGGTTTTTCATCTACTTCGTTATGGGTTTCTGGATTTTTATATCCACGGAATTCGCATCATGTTCTTTCTTGCGTGAGTTCAAGGGTTCTTACCCTCTGATTTGCATCAACTACCAAAACTTTCCATGTGCAAAGAACTCAATACAACATTAACCAATCAATTTTCTGGATACTACAAAATTTTTTGCATGTATAGGACTGCTGATATTGACATAAAAGTGTGTGATTTTGTTCCGTTGTGAGCATGCCATGCATTACTGTTTCGAATGTTCATTACGCAACataagaataatattttgatattttcaccaTCTAACATTTGTGTTTTATATCCTCTGGAGAGTCTGCATAGCTCAGTTGACTACACAGCTGGCTAGCAGAAATTGCGAGCAACCCCCTATAACAGTTAATTTAAGAATCGGGTTTCATTGACAAGGTAAGCATAATTGAACCAACATAATATACGCATATGACAAACCTGTGTTCCTGAGTTCCTCTGAAGGCGATGACTATAGCATTAAGATCCTTTGCAACTCCAACAAATGACTATATCCAGTCATCATAGCATCAGAATTTTTGACAAAAGAGCACCACAAAAAACAAACCTATGAGTTATAATATCAGAATAAAGCAAAGGATATCAGGATTCATTCTCTTAAATCAATATATGCAAGTCATAATAAATGCACACCTGTAAGCAGTGCTCAACATCAACAAGCAGCTCTATAATGTCAAATCCCTGTTTCCACACAAAGATTTATCAGTCCAATTTTGAAAGAATGAAAAcctgattgaaattgaaaatgttaCAACTAATAAGAGTACCGCAGTCAAACCAGAACACCTCGGGCATGTCCAAGTAAAAAGTTGTGTCAAATCTGACATATATACCTGCAGCCACAAAGCTTCTTTTAGTCACCAAATcatataaatctttaaaaacCCCGTTCCGGTTCATACTGGTCTTGAGTTTTGTGTTATTACCGCAGAGGCATACTCAACCAATATTGTTGCAAGAGAGTGATTGTAAGCGGTTAGATGATTATCTGCGTGCTTATGCTCGGCCATAAGTTCTGCAGCAAATAATAAAACCCCTTACAATTTCTACTCCAACAAACCTCAATCTTTTCGTATATTTGCATAATaacaagtagaaaaaaaatatatcaactaATATATATTCCATGcccaaaaatcttaaaaaaaattgaattgatcaCACAATCTTGACCTAAAATCTTGTGCAATTACCCTTGACAGAAACAAGAGagcaataaataaatgtattaattcataaaattaccTCTTCCACAAGAGAAAGCAAGCAGACATACAAAAATCGCCAAAATAAACCACCTCCTTTTCCCCATATACTCTGCAGTGATAACCCATAACAATccattaaaatcaaaacacacaagctaaatgaaaaacaaaaattaagcaaaaggACCTGGTGGACCCGCTATCACCATGAATTCAGAGCTCCGATTTTAGGGTCTCCGGCGACCGTACGATTATATTAGACGGAAAGACTGCAGCCTTGTCGTGTTTTTGGATAAAATAGAGTTCGTAGcgtaaaataatttgattaattgaggaaaaagataaggaaacactgattgagagagagagggggggggtaATAATATAAGAGCAAAAACGAATGTAGTTTGGTTTCCTTCGATTGTTTATTACCTATACTACCCTTTTCACTTTTCTGGTTTCCATCTCAGTTTGGGATTCTAAGGACATGTTATGGTAATTTCAAGTtacccttcatttttttttttaaatatttcttgaaCCTTACACGTTTGCGGTTTGCCCTTGTCAAATGTCAAGACCCATACTGATGATGCATTTTCCAAACGACTTGTCAAGGAGCGACGTTCTCCCCTCTTTCGTCACCTCAGAGTCCAGTGCCCCTGCGCCGTTGGGGAGCGTTTGGCTCTGCTGTTCAACCTGCTTTTcagcgaatttcaaattttttttattttttttttgctaaaattgagtgcggtttgtaccttttggatcgttttgatatgctgatatcaaaaatgatttttaaaaaataaaaaaacatcattggcatgtatttcggcacgaaaagctatttgaaaagcaaccactaccacacttccaaacacgctATTAAGACTGAAGGCGGAGCGAAGTGCGTGAGTATCGTTCTTTTCAGACGCCAGTTTCTATTGAATGCCCTGCTTGAGGAATAGGAATAGGATTTTCTTAATCTCAATTATCTAtcttatatagttattaaatcataTGTTATTCGAATATGCTAATGAACATTGTATGTGACAAAACCAAAGGTTATCCTTGCAATCTTTAAATAATTAGTGTATATGTAATGTAGTCAATCAGTTGATTACATTGCAATAACTatgttcatataaatatatttaatttattaaaagtttatttatttttaatattcatcatatatttgattaataaatttaatatttattaataaatctagagtaaatataaatttatgtggaaaaaaaataatttacaaataaaattataaagttattataattatgagattcttattgcatcaaatgattatttctaaaatgttcATGATCAATGTTATATTAAGACTggatattaattaaagttgttgagactgatatatattttattattttctatatgaAATAAAGCAATTGTTCTCACAACTTAAGGTATGAGgaatacctagaactaatatataggtgtcaaatgacatgtacactaaacCGACTTGCATGAGAATTCTATATGCAGAGGTCATTTGTGTTTATGGAAAGACTCACGTGACGACTGTATAAGTgattcttagacttgagatcattaAGTTATCTTTATATAAGGAgtattatgttttgatcttgttACACGTTATCCTAATCAAGAGTAACAAATGGACAGATATTgaatataacataaattatataaaggTCTTTAAATAATCAAGAGATTATTCATCAGCCTAggtggattaaaaaaaatatttcatttgttctcaaatagtattgattgtaaatcattgcataaggtggaatgagatttgaaaagactTTCAAATCTtgttcaaataatcaatgactatggagtttagaaaaaatattatttaacataataGACACATTACatgctataatatctaaatcagaatattattgatgaaggaacaataattacactaagaaattAGTTATTGAAAGGTTAAGTTAAACTActtataacttttctaatatttgagggatcatgacaggttgttagacattgtacttaatcttcaaatataaatcaatcaattgttgcaacaattgataataaattaatttattaaattaatttatttctatttttttaggattgtgatttatatttgggtcaacttattagaaaatctaatgactcaaataaataagaacCACCggttagaaataaaaatgaaatgattaacCATGTgtgattttattgtaaataagttttaaatataGGATTAAAGTGTAATTTATATAGAGAATTATAGTTTTAGATATAGAAAActcaagtagggacttgattgaataaattttttaaattgttctaaaataatatatgtgatattattaagAGGAGAATTGATATTTtgctatttatagggttttcaaattttcttataaatagaatgttatgctACTTATTTTCTAATTAGTACAACGTACAAAAACTATGTAAGttacaaaacacctaaaaaacataaaagaaaagagttagcaTTCAAAGGTATAAATTAATCACTTTCTCCTAAAAGagtttaggagatttctcactTCTGAATCTTGTAGATTATCATTAGAGGTTGGACACTTGGATGACTTATGGTTTGCGACAACCTAGCAttgaagcaattattcaaagtcAATAAGAACATCTGATCTTCAAGTAATCTTCGTATAAACCATAAAATCCTCTAGATTTATCTAACATGATCTTagaactctaaaaaaaaaaattaatttattattctcaTTGCGTATATGTGTTTTGGAAAACTCAATTGTTGTAGCGGAGCAATCGTTAGACAATTAAAGTTGTTGATTGCatgctttaattattattattattattattggtgttaattgcgaattaaatttttgtgcaaaattattttcccaaaaaaaccttttctcatgatttttcaaaaacaaatggcTACTACTCCGGCCAAATTtggttgaaaattaataaaaaaaaatagttttagatgGTTGCAATAGCCATTAGCAGCATTGCTGGCATGCTGGCAACGAACACAGCGGCACCAAATGTTGTTACGCATAATGTCAGCTGGTGCAACACAAGGGCTGCTGCTCTGTGCTGCCACCAAGTACAACGCCAACATTACTTCTGAAGGTTGTCGCTGGCGTGGGCAGCCTATACCATCAGTAGCTGCTGAAAAagcaaggagaaaaaaatagggGCAAAATTACAATTCTGCCTTTAAGCTTTGTTTGGGGTTTTTTAGGATATAACTACAACACTACCCCTGTAACTTATATCTAATTACATATAGGTATATTCAGGgctaaaattatgattttacccctccatatataaaataatgattttatattaagattaaaatcataaattaaattaattatagaattatttttcctaattggattaatattgaattaaagTATTTAACTCATAAATATTTGAGTTTGGTAATATCCTAATAGgaataa includes:
- the LOC18102254 gene encoding lipase isoform X1 encodes the protein MVIAGPPEYMGKRRWFILAIFVCLLAFSCGRELMAEHKHADNHLTAYNHSLATILVEYASAVYMSDLTQLFTWTCPRCSGLTAGFDIIELLVDVEHCLQSFVGVAKDLNAIVIAFRGTQEHSIQNWIEDLYWKQLDINYPGMPDAMVHHGFYSAYHNTTIRPGILNAVERAKKYYGDLNIIVTGHSMGGAMAAFCGLDLVVNTEAKNVQVMTFGQPRVGNAAFASYYSQLVPNTIRVTNDHDIVPHLPPYYRYFPQKTYHHFPREVWLHNIGVGSLVYEVEKVCDGSGEDPDCSRSVAGNSIADHLVYFGVELMCETWRSCGIVMDSLAKEYGKMDVKGNIVFSRDSSILRMKTETNIGGDRM
- the LOC18102254 gene encoding lipase isoform X2 codes for the protein MSDLTQLFTWTCPRCSGLTAGFDIIELLVDVEHCLQSFVGVAKDLNAIVIAFRGTQEHSIQNWIEDLYWKQLDINYPGMPDAMVHHGFYSAYHNTTIRPGILNAVERAKKYYGDLNIIVTGHSMGGAMAAFCGLDLVVNTEAKNVQVMTFGQPRVGNAAFASYYSQLVPNTIRVTNDHDIVPHLPPYYRYFPQKTYHHFPREVWLHNIGVGSLVYEVEKVCDGSGEDPDCSRSVAGNSIADHLVYFGVELMCETWRSCGIVMDSLAKEYGKMDVKGNIVFSRDSSILRMKTETNIGGDRM